In Populus nigra chromosome 1, ddPopNigr1.1, whole genome shotgun sequence, one genomic interval encodes:
- the LOC133681038 gene encoding vacuolar protein sorting-associated protein 29 produces the protein MVLVLALGDLHIPHRAPDLPAKFKSMLVPGKIQHIICTGNLSIKEVHDYLKTLCPDLHITRGEYDEDTRYPETKTLTIGQFKLGLCHGHQVVPWGDLDSLAMLQRQLDVDILVTGHTHQFTAYKHEGGVVINPGSATGAYSNITYDVNPSFVLMDIDGLRVVVYVYELIDGEVKVDKIDFKKTTAATHSAH, from the exons ATGGTGTTGGTATTGGCGCTGGGGGATCTACACATACCCCACAGAGCACCTGATCTCCCTGCAAAGTTCAAGTCCATGCTTGTTCCTGGCAAGATCCAGCACATCATTTGCACTGGCAATCTTTCTATCAAA GAAGTTCATGACTACTTGAAGACTCTTTGCCCTGACTTACATATCACTCGAGGTGAATATGATGAAGATACTCGATATCCAGAGACCAAAACATTAACTATTGGTCAATTCAAGTTGGGACTGTGCCATGGTCATCAG GTTGTTCCGTGGGGGGATTTGGACTCACTAGCAATGCTCCAGAGGCAGCTGGATGTGGACATACTTGTGACCGGTCATACCCATCAATTCACAGCTTACAAACACGAGGGAGGTGTTGTTATAAACCCAGGGTCTGCCACCGGTGCCTACAGCAACATTACCTATGATGTGAACCCAAGCTTTGTCCTCATGGACATTGATGGCCTACGTGTTGTGGTGTATGTTTACGAGCTCATTGATGGCGAGGTTAAAGTTGACAAGATTGATTTTAAGAAGACGACTGCTGCCACTCACTCCGCTCATTGA